A DNA window from Sphingopyxis macrogoltabida contains the following coding sequences:
- a CDS encoding acyl-CoA dehydrogenase family protein has translation MDMLNDPALTAFRGEVRAFLDTRLPPELRDAAWRATSVFIDPAVTLPWQRILNARGWAAPDWPAEFGGPGWDEMQRYVFAAECARAGAPGLAPMGLKMVAPVIMHYGTPEQRAHYLPRILSGEDYWCQGFSEPGAGSDLAALQLRAVPDGDDYVLNGSKIWTTHAHFANRMFALVRTSNEGRPQAGISFLLLDMATPGITVEPIRTLAGDHEFNQVFFDDVRVPQANRLGGENEGWSVAKHLLTFERGGKYAPALIARLERLRAQQSTDPLLRARLEREVVGLQALQALELKAMRGIGGSPALYASALKILGTEAAQRIDVLACDIAGYAAWADADGQTPAELAVAVPRYLNDRAASIYAGSNEIQRDLIARLMLG, from the coding sequence GCGTGGCGCGCGACGAGCGTCTTCATCGACCCCGCGGTCACCCTGCCCTGGCAGCGTATATTGAACGCTCGCGGCTGGGCGGCGCCCGACTGGCCGGCCGAGTTCGGCGGCCCCGGCTGGGACGAGATGCAGCGCTATGTCTTCGCTGCCGAATGCGCGCGCGCCGGCGCACCGGGGCTCGCACCGATGGGGCTCAAGATGGTCGCCCCGGTGATCATGCATTATGGCACGCCCGAACAGCGCGCCCATTATCTGCCGCGCATCCTGTCGGGCGAGGATTATTGGTGCCAGGGCTTTTCGGAGCCGGGCGCGGGGTCCGATCTTGCCGCACTGCAATTGCGCGCGGTGCCCGACGGCGACGATTATGTGCTGAACGGATCGAAAATCTGGACCACCCACGCGCATTTCGCGAACCGTATGTTCGCGCTCGTCCGCACCTCGAACGAAGGCAGGCCGCAGGCGGGGATCAGCTTCCTGCTTCTCGACATGGCGACGCCGGGGATCACGGTCGAGCCGATCCGCACGCTGGCCGGCGACCATGAATTCAACCAGGTCTTTTTCGACGACGTCCGCGTACCGCAGGCGAACCGGCTGGGCGGCGAAAATGAAGGCTGGTCGGTCGCAAAGCATCTGCTGACCTTCGAACGCGGCGGCAAATATGCGCCGGCGTTGATCGCGCGGCTCGAACGGCTGCGCGCGCAGCAAAGCACCGACCCGCTCCTGCGCGCACGCCTCGAACGCGAAGTCGTCGGACTGCAAGCGCTGCAGGCGCTCGAACTCAAGGCGATGCGTGGGATCGGCGGCAGCCCGGCGCTCTATGCGTCGGCACTGAAAATCCTCGGCACCGAGGCTGCACAGCGTATCGACGTGCTGGCGTGCGACATCGCCGGCTACGCCGCCTGGGCCGACGCCGACGGGCAGACGCCCGCCGAACTGGCGGTTGCGGTACCGCGCTACCTCAACGACCGCGCCGCGAGCATCTATGCCGGCTCGAACGAAATCCAGCGCGACCTGATCGCCCGACTGATGCTCGGTTAA
- a CDS encoding acyl-CoA dehydrogenase family protein: MDMPLLDLPLRETQRLLRASVQRFLADEERPSWRDLADTLGLAGLAVPEAAGGFGGGPTDIALVMAELGPTLAGADWLSHVAATALLARVAPDHATLPGLASGALRAAAVCPATTLSMPAVGGDGALRGAALLVAGAAEADLFLFADGNALLLVTADPAKVEQRHRIMHDGSVSADLCFALKPGDAERLAAGANARALADYADDLILAGRCAEAVGLMQRMIAQSVDYLGQRKQFGTAIGSFQVLRHRLVDMQLAAMKATALVEAAIAAVEEDRFDRASIVRSACVEIADAVRIVGEGAVQIHGAMGLTEDLPLGAHFKRALAIAAAMGARAGHPARLAEA, translated from the coding sequence ATGGATATGCCCCTGCTCGACCTTCCGCTTCGCGAGACGCAGCGATTGCTGCGCGCCAGCGTGCAGCGCTTTCTGGCCGACGAGGAGCGGCCGTCATGGCGCGATCTGGCCGATACGCTCGGCCTTGCGGGTCTCGCCGTGCCCGAGGCGGCGGGCGGCTTCGGCGGCGGGCCGACTGACATCGCGCTCGTTATGGCGGAATTGGGGCCGACCTTGGCGGGTGCCGACTGGCTGTCGCATGTCGCCGCGACGGCGTTGCTCGCGCGCGTCGCGCCCGATCACGCCACGCTGCCGGGACTGGCATCGGGCGCGCTTCGTGCCGCCGCCGTCTGTCCGGCGACGACGCTCTCGATGCCGGCGGTCGGCGGCGACGGGGCGCTCCGCGGCGCCGCCTTGCTGGTGGCAGGTGCGGCCGAGGCCGACCTGTTCCTGTTCGCCGACGGCAACGCGCTGCTGCTCGTCACGGCCGACCCCGCGAAGGTCGAGCAGCGCCATCGCATCATGCATGACGGCAGCGTGTCTGCCGATCTTTGCTTCGCGCTCAAACCCGGCGATGCCGAACGCCTCGCCGCCGGAGCCAATGCCCGCGCGCTCGCCGATTATGCAGACGATCTGATCCTCGCCGGTCGCTGCGCCGAGGCTGTCGGCCTGATGCAGCGGATGATTGCGCAAAGCGTCGATTATCTGGGGCAGCGCAAACAGTTCGGGACCGCGATCGGATCGTTTCAGGTGCTGCGCCACCGCCTCGTCGATATGCAGTTGGCAGCGATGAAGGCAACCGCACTTGTCGAAGCGGCGATCGCGGCGGTCGAAGAGGATCGTTTCGATCGCGCGTCGATTGTCCGGTCTGCATGTGTCGAAATCGCCGATGCGGTGCGCATAGTGGGTGAGGGGGCGGTGCAAATACACGGTGCCATGGGCCTGACCGAGGATTTGCCGCTCGGCGCCCATTTCAAGCGCGCGCTCGCAATCGCGGCGGCAATGGGCGCGCGGGCGGGCCATCCGGCACGCTTGGCAGAGGCTTAA
- a CDS encoding GntR family transcriptional regulator, with protein MKKPEKRQPKIVSRVKIADSVTDEIRQLILSGEIADGSPLRQDALAEQMGTSRIPVREALSRLESEGLVASFPHKGYVVTGLSRSDIEELFDLRTMLEPDLIRHAIPKMTEEDLAAATAILEEYDAALLTGDVDTWGDLNRQFHMALYAPSGRAKTLDIVRGLLVNADRYTRLVLTVGYGIDKAQEDHGGLLDLCRRGLINQAVALTRDHIERTGADLLEMLDARDRETTGEPAPATA; from the coding sequence GTGAAAAAGCCGGAAAAGAGGCAGCCGAAAATCGTCAGCCGCGTCAAGATCGCGGATTCGGTCACCGACGAAATCCGCCAACTCATCCTCTCGGGCGAGATCGCCGACGGATCCCCCTTGCGGCAGGACGCACTCGCCGAGCAGATGGGGACCAGCCGGATCCCGGTCCGCGAGGCGCTTTCGCGGCTCGAAAGCGAAGGCCTTGTCGCCAGCTTTCCGCATAAGGGATATGTCGTCACCGGCCTGTCCCGCAGCGATATCGAAGAACTTTTCGATTTGCGCACCATGCTCGAACCCGATCTCATCCGCCACGCCATTCCCAAAATGACCGAGGAGGATCTGGCGGCGGCGACGGCGATACTGGAGGAGTATGACGCCGCCCTGCTGACCGGCGACGTCGACACATGGGGCGATCTCAACCGGCAATTCCATATGGCACTCTATGCGCCGTCCGGCCGGGCGAAGACGCTCGATATCGTCCGCGGCCTGCTCGTCAACGCCGACCGTTATACGCGGCTGGTTCTGACGGTCGGCTACGGGATCGACAAGGCACAGGAAGATCATGGCGGCCTGCTGGATCTGTGCCGGCGCGGACTGATCAATCAGGCGGTGGCACTGACCCGCGATCATATCGAGCGCACCGGCGCCGACTTGCTCGAAATGCTCGATGCCCGCGACCGGGAAACGACGGGCGAGCCCGCTCCCGCAACCGCCTGA
- the lhpI gene encoding bifunctional Delta(1)-pyrroline-2-carboxylate/Delta(1)-piperideine-2-carboxylate reductase: MIGAGEIVGALPFAALVDHLAVALLQPAAAPLRLGVSRGTGRELLVMPAMSDRYAGVKVLTVTANNGSNGLPVIGGLFIFIDARTGETLAIMDAEELTARRTAAVSALAARALAKPDARRLLLLGTGHLAPYLAEAHATVRPVDTIEVWGRSPDNAARTASEVARRLPEAKVTIANDLAAAARCADIISAATRSTEPLIRGEWVAPGTHVDLVGGYRPDMREIDDEGVRQSAIYVDTIDGALAEAGDLRTPLDNGVIGPDAIRGDIRVLATHPLSLPDGTRTLFKSVGTALADLAAAELVWEKLGDG; encoded by the coding sequence ATGATCGGCGCCGGCGAGATCGTCGGAGCGCTGCCGTTTGCGGCGCTGGTCGATCATCTGGCCGTAGCGCTGCTACAGCCCGCGGCCGCGCCCCTGCGCCTTGGCGTATCGCGCGGCACGGGCCGCGAATTGCTTGTCATGCCGGCAATGTCCGACCGTTATGCCGGGGTGAAGGTGCTGACGGTCACGGCGAATAACGGATCGAACGGGCTGCCGGTGATCGGCGGGCTGTTCATCTTCATCGACGCCCGCACCGGCGAGACGCTCGCGATCATGGATGCCGAAGAACTGACCGCGCGCCGCACCGCGGCGGTCTCGGCGCTGGCGGCGCGCGCGCTCGCGAAACCCGACGCGCGGCGGCTGCTCCTTCTGGGAACCGGGCATCTCGCGCCCTATCTCGCCGAGGCCCATGCGACCGTCCGGCCTGTCGATACGATCGAGGTCTGGGGCCGTTCGCCCGACAACGCGGCGCGGACCGCATCGGAAGTCGCGCGGCGGCTGCCGGAAGCCAAAGTGACGATCGCCAACGACCTCGCGGCCGCCGCACGGTGCGCCGACATCATTTCGGCGGCGACGCGTTCCACCGAGCCGCTGATCCGCGGCGAATGGGTCGCGCCGGGCACCCACGTCGATCTCGTCGGCGGCTATCGCCCCGACATGCGCGAGATCGACGACGAAGGCGTTCGCCAGTCGGCGATCTACGTCGATACGATCGATGGCGCCCTGGCCGAGGCCGGCGATCTTCGCACCCCCCTGGACAATGGGGTGATCGGGCCCGACGCGATACGCGGCGATATCAGGGTCCTCGCCACGCATCCGCTTTCGCTGCCCGACGGCACCCGCACGCTGTTCAAGTCGGTCGGAACCGCGCTTGCCGATCTCGCCGCCGCCGAACTGGTCTGGGAGAAGCTCGGTGACGGATAG
- a CDS encoding NAD(P)/FAD-dependent oxidoreductase, translating to MTDSSTFVVGAGIVGLATAIEAQRRGDRVTLFDEADPGMGCSFGNAGIIAASEIFPLITPGRIASLPRMLMARDAPAVVRASSLPHLLPWMARAATTLSAGRQDRNTGAIAALNNRSVAAWRDLLGHCGRPDRLREKGMIRLIRDPRDRAELEDVGARLARHGLPSRLLGREELLALEPALGKAAVGGLLHESDADIGEPLALSRTLLAHFHAAGGTLIRQRAMAIGSGETFAELITDARSHSADRIMITAGLASDALLRPLGATVPLQAERGYHLALPGLGRLLDRPVTFQRESCVATPMGDTLRLAGTVEFADVGARPDWRRAHSLAAYAGRYFDDFHPAPDAEVWMGSRPSLPDSLPAIGRLAAMPRIGYAFGHQHLGITQAAVSAKLLCGIMADDAPFDPAPYDLARF from the coding sequence GTGACGGATAGCTCGACCTTCGTCGTCGGTGCGGGCATCGTGGGGCTGGCGACAGCAATCGAAGCACAACGCCGCGGCGACCGGGTGACGCTGTTCGACGAAGCCGATCCGGGCATGGGCTGCTCTTTCGGCAACGCCGGGATCATTGCGGCGTCGGAAATCTTTCCGCTGATCACGCCCGGACGCATCGCCAGCCTGCCGCGCATGCTGATGGCCCGCGATGCGCCTGCGGTCGTCCGCGCATCATCGCTACCGCACCTCCTGCCGTGGATGGCACGCGCGGCAACGACGCTGTCTGCGGGACGGCAAGACAGAAATACGGGCGCGATCGCCGCACTCAACAATCGCTCGGTCGCGGCATGGCGCGACCTGCTGGGTCACTGCGGCCGGCCGGACCGGTTGCGCGAAAAGGGCATGATCCGGTTGATCCGCGATCCGCGCGACCGGGCCGAGCTCGAAGACGTCGGCGCGCGCCTCGCGCGTCACGGGCTACCGTCGCGCCTGCTCGGCCGGGAAGAGCTGCTGGCGCTCGAACCGGCGCTGGGCAAGGCGGCGGTCGGCGGCCTGCTCCACGAAAGCGACGCCGACATCGGCGAGCCGCTCGCGCTCAGCCGGACGTTGCTGGCGCATTTTCACGCCGCCGGCGGAACGCTGATACGGCAACGCGCCATGGCGATCGGGTCGGGCGAAACATTCGCCGAACTGATCACCGACGCGAGGAGCCACTCCGCCGACCGGATCATGATCACGGCAGGCCTCGCATCGGATGCGCTGCTGCGGCCGCTCGGCGCGACCGTCCCCTTGCAGGCCGAGCGCGGTTATCATCTCGCTCTACCCGGCCTCGGCCGCCTTCTCGACCGGCCAGTCACCTTCCAGCGCGAATCCTGCGTGGCGACGCCGATGGGCGATACGCTCCGGCTGGCCGGAACGGTCGAGTTCGCCGACGTGGGCGCGCGGCCCGACTGGCGGCGGGCGCATTCTCTCGCAGCCTATGCCGGCCGCTACTTCGACGATTTTCATCCCGCACCGGATGCCGAAGTCTGGATGGGAAGCCGCCCGTCGCTGCCCGACTCGCTCCCCGCCATCGGCCGCCTCGCCGCGATGCCGCGGATCGGCTATGCGTTCGGGCACCAGCATCTGGGCATCACGCAGGCGGCGGTTTCGGCAAAGCTGCTCTGCGGCATCATGGCCGACGACGCGCCGTTCGATCCCGCGCCTTACGACCTCGCCCGCTTCTGA
- a CDS encoding MBL fold metallo-hydrolase: MKRRGLLVSLAVLAFAGVAAARFAPYLYVESWPLLNDPVTAMSPDPVRIAKGGMADDYFAVEELGEGVYAIGEPRYYQANYSYLIVGDKRALLFDAGSGTRDMHPVVKGLTDRPVTILPSHLHYDHLAGIGAGDRVAIVDLPSTRADVAGNRFSPGRYQFLGMFDGLKTPAFEVAEWIKPGATIDLGGRTLRLLSTPGHTPQSVSLYDAVGGRLFTGDFIYPTMLYAFLPGANRADYRQTAQRLLKELPPETRLWAAHCCRRNEGYAAPWLTMKDLADLDRALGRIDAGTLEATGFFPRRYRVNDQMDIGTTLSWIGS, encoded by the coding sequence ATGAAGCGTCGCGGTCTCCTAGTGTCGCTGGCGGTGTTGGCCTTCGCGGGTGTCGCGGCCGCGCGGTTCGCACCCTATCTCTACGTCGAAAGCTGGCCGCTGCTGAACGACCCGGTGACGGCGATGTCGCCCGACCCCGTCAGGATCGCCAAGGGCGGGATGGCGGACGACTATTTCGCGGTCGAGGAATTGGGTGAGGGCGTTTATGCGATCGGCGAGCCGCGCTATTATCAGGCGAATTATTCCTATCTGATCGTCGGCGATAAGCGCGCGCTGCTGTTCGACGCGGGCTCGGGCACGCGCGACATGCACCCAGTGGTCAAGGGCCTGACCGACCGGCCGGTGACCATATTGCCGTCGCATCTGCACTATGATCATCTCGCGGGCATCGGCGCGGGCGACCGTGTTGCGATCGTCGACCTGCCGTCGACCCGCGCCGACGTCGCCGGAAACCGTTTCAGCCCCGGCCGTTATCAGTTCCTCGGTATGTTCGACGGTCTTAAGACGCCGGCGTTCGAGGTGGCCGAATGGATCAAGCCCGGCGCGACCATCGATCTTGGCGGGCGGACGCTGCGCCTGCTGTCGACGCCCGGGCATACACCGCAATCGGTATCGCTCTACGATGCGGTCGGGGGCCGGCTGTTCACCGGCGATTTCATCTATCCGACGATGCTTTACGCTTTCCTGCCCGGCGCGAACCGGGCCGACTACCGGCAAACGGCGCAGCGGCTGTTGAAGGAACTACCACCCGAAACCCGGCTGTGGGCAGCGCATTGCTGTCGCCGGAACGAAGGCTATGCCGCGCCCTGGCTGACCATGAAGGATCTCGCGGACCTCGATCGCGCGCTGGGCCGGATCGATGCCGGGACGCTGGAGGCGACCGGTTTCTTCCCCAGACGCTACCGCGTCAACGACCAGATGGATATCGGGACGACGCTGTCGTGGATCGGCTCCTGA
- a CDS encoding TonB-dependent receptor, whose amino-acid sequence MSRLRTTNCRTVRIGLMGSAAAGVLLSVLAPAEAMAQGAAAEDTDEIVVTATRRETTVQDTPINIAAVTGDQLEREGLSSISEATRAVPGITIIDQGSRGASQIIVRGLNAEPLGNNDVANDGGGTVATYLGETPVFVELKLNDMERIEVLLGPQGTLYGAGTLGGAIRYIPRRPQFDAFSLDVRGDVYKYDAAGSASFDAGATINIPIAPTFAIRASLDRLEDSGFIDQPFVVQTPGVSLPNALATPAERAANFRRVKDVNYEDAWSGRVAARWQPSAAVDLNLTYYFQFQDSGGRQSSSARLTNLPVTVGKYESALRVEEPSKRDNQLVALEASFDLGFATLTSASSYSDYRSRAQRDQTDLAIQLGFGYENFDPLVDYTDERVKEERINQELRLVSSGDGPFNWTVGGFYNKYKQRIDYAELIPGFYVGDLRDYISLDLRKREEYAVFGELSYDVTDALNVTVGGRYYKYDLVTSAQFAFGPVPPSGPVFFPATPGGQKDDGVLGKFNMSYKFSPDVLGYLTISQGYRGGNSNGISPCPTPLPVDVFVCGQPNELAYTPDTTTNYEIGCAGPLVDADRAGRHHRQRQWRVEQGPRTQPRCAARRGAAPAGQLCLYRRAAR is encoded by the coding sequence ATGTCAAGACTGCGCACCACGAACTGCCGCACCGTCCGGATCGGACTGATGGGGAGCGCCGCCGCCGGCGTCCTGTTGTCGGTGCTGGCACCGGCCGAAGCCATGGCGCAGGGCGCCGCCGCCGAAGATACGGACGAGATCGTCGTTACCGCGACGCGGCGCGAGACCACGGTTCAGGATACGCCGATCAACATTGCCGCGGTAACGGGCGACCAGCTCGAGCGCGAGGGGTTGAGCTCGATCTCCGAAGCGACGCGCGCGGTGCCCGGGATCACCATCATCGATCAGGGCTCGCGCGGCGCGAGCCAGATCATCGTGCGCGGGCTCAACGCCGAACCGCTGGGCAATAATGACGTGGCGAACGACGGTGGCGGCACGGTGGCGACCTACCTCGGCGAAACGCCGGTTTTCGTCGAGCTGAAGCTCAACGATATGGAGCGGATCGAAGTGCTGCTCGGGCCGCAGGGCACGCTGTACGGTGCCGGTACGCTGGGGGGCGCAATCCGCTATATTCCGCGCCGCCCGCAATTCGACGCCTTCTCCCTCGATGTGCGGGGCGACGTCTATAAATATGACGCCGCAGGTTCGGCGAGCTTCGATGCCGGGGCGACGATCAATATCCCCATCGCGCCGACGTTCGCGATCCGCGCGTCGCTCGACCGGCTCGAGGATTCGGGTTTCATCGATCAGCCTTTCGTCGTGCAGACCCCGGGGGTGTCGCTGCCGAATGCGCTGGCCACGCCCGCCGAACGCGCGGCGAATTTCCGGCGCGTCAAGGATGTGAACTATGAGGATGCCTGGTCGGGCCGCGTCGCGGCGCGCTGGCAGCCATCGGCGGCCGTCGATCTGAATCTCACCTATTATTTCCAGTTCCAGGACAGCGGCGGCCGCCAGTCGTCGTCGGCGCGTCTCACCAATTTGCCCGTCACCGTCGGCAAATATGAATCGGCGCTGCGGGTCGAGGAACCGTCGAAGCGCGACAACCAGCTGGTGGCGCTGGAGGCGAGTTTCGACCTCGGTTTCGCGACCCTGACCTCGGCGTCGAGCTATTCGGACTATCGTTCGCGGGCGCAGCGCGATCAGACCGACCTCGCGATCCAGCTCGGTTTTGGATACGAAAATTTCGATCCGCTCGTCGATTACACCGACGAACGCGTCAAGGAAGAACGGATCAATCAGGAACTGCGCCTCGTTTCGAGCGGCGACGGCCCGTTCAACTGGACGGTCGGCGGTTTCTACAACAAATATAAGCAGCGCATCGACTATGCCGAGTTGATCCCCGGATTCTATGTCGGCGACCTGCGCGACTATATCTCGCTCGACCTGCGCAAGCGCGAGGAATATGCCGTTTTCGGCGAGCTTTCCTATGATGTGACCGATGCGCTCAACGTCACCGTCGGCGGCCGCTATTATAAATATGACCTCGTCACCTCGGCCCAGTTCGCCTTCGGGCCGGTTCCGCCTTCGGGTCCGGTGTTCTTCCCGGCGACCCCGGGCGGCCAGAAGGACGACGGCGTGCTCGGCAAGTTCAACATGTCGTATAAATTCTCGCCCGACGTGCTCGGCTATCTGACGATCAGCCAAGGGTATCGCGGCGGCAATTCGAACGGCATATCGCCATGCCCGACGCCGCTGCCTGTCGATGTCTTCGTATGCGGCCAGCCGAACGAACTCGCCTATACGCCCGATACGACGACCAATTACGAAATCGGATGTGCAGGTCCGCTCGTCGACGCAGATCGGGCAGGTCGGCATCACCGTCAACGGCAATGGCGCGTCGAGCAAGGGCCTCGAACTCAGCCTCGATGCGCGGCTCGCCGAGGGGCTGCGCCTGCGGGGCAGCTATGCCTATACCGACGCGCAGCTCGATGA
- a CDS encoding serine hydrolase domain-containing protein, whose product MSTRREFLKTGAALVAAGGITAAPDTAAAMPAHSDTTHSPDFAEALRAAVDAHRITGASFAYWDGSTLHSAVAGLRNSVAGDPVTPDTLMHVGSITKVANATLVMQLVDDGLIGLDDPVLKHIPELRTRDMDALGRVTCKMLINHTSGIDGEWLPEYGPDQERIVDTIERCAGLGQLFAPGTETSYNNVATVIAGYLSQKLRGESWYTLVRKRIYEPLGMAHALVDPLDVPRFRTSIGDLTDYTTGKMFQTKRPFLAPSFAPAGATQMTTSTDLVDFARALIGGGVGTNGTRILSEASARAMTTKTSEYVAMGAESHGYGLGWSLQPGGLVSHGGGGPGVRSMLVAHPATGRVAALLTNCDRGDALMDAFLDPITRGWTGLQPPAPPRPSSKRIDPARYAGTYENNADRYVIAAEAGALTLRTYDKIGTYDNSDMEKPALKLVSLGDDLFERPSPFAGVKPGLLRFVKPGADGKARFLADGGRLLARVG is encoded by the coding sequence ATGTCGACTCGGCGGGAATTTCTGAAAACGGGCGCCGCGCTGGTCGCGGCGGGCGGCATCACGGCGGCTCCCGACACGGCGGCCGCGATGCCCGCGCATTCCGATACGACGCACTCCCCCGATTTTGCGGAAGCGCTGCGCGCCGCGGTCGATGCGCATCGCATCACCGGCGCCTCCTTTGCCTATTGGGACGGCAGCACGCTGCACAGCGCCGTGGCCGGGCTCCGCAACAGCGTCGCCGGCGATCCGGTCACCCCCGACACGCTGATGCACGTCGGTTCGATCACCAAGGTCGCCAATGCGACACTGGTGATGCAGCTCGTCGACGACGGGCTGATCGGCCTCGACGATCCGGTCCTCAAGCATATCCCCGAACTGCGCACCCGAGACATGGATGCGCTCGGCCGCGTGACGTGCAAGATGCTGATCAATCATACCAGCGGCATCGACGGCGAATGGCTGCCCGAATATGGCCCCGATCAGGAACGCATCGTCGACACGATCGAGCGCTGCGCCGGTCTCGGCCAGTTGTTCGCGCCGGGGACCGAGACCTCGTACAACAATGTCGCGACGGTGATCGCCGGTTATCTGTCGCAGAAGCTGCGCGGGGAGAGCTGGTACACGCTCGTCAGGAAACGCATCTACGAACCGCTTGGCATGGCGCATGCGCTGGTCGATCCGCTGGATGTCCCGCGCTTCCGGACCAGCATCGGCGACCTCACCGATTACACGACCGGCAAGATGTTCCAGACCAAGCGGCCCTTCCTGGCGCCCAGCTTTGCGCCCGCCGGCGCGACGCAGATGACCACTTCGACCGACCTCGTCGATTTCGCCCGCGCGCTGATCGGCGGCGGGGTCGGCACCAACGGCACGCGCATCCTGTCGGAGGCATCGGCCCGGGCGATGACCACCAAGACGAGCGAATATGTCGCCATGGGCGCCGAATCGCACGGCTATGGCCTCGGCTGGAGCCTCCAGCCCGGCGGCCTCGTCAGCCATGGCGGCGGCGGTCCCGGCGTGCGGTCGATGCTCGTCGCGCATCCGGCGACCGGCCGCGTGGCGGCGCTGCTGACCAATTGCGACCGCGGCGACGCCCTGATGGACGCCTTTCTCGACCCGATCACGCGCGGCTGGACAGGCCTTCAGCCCCCTGCCCCACCCCGACCCAGCAGCAAGCGCATCGACCCGGCGCGCTATGCCGGAACTTACGAAAACAACGCCGACCGCTATGTGATCGCTGCCGAGGCCGGCGCGCTCACGCTGCGGACCTATGACAAGATCGGCACCTACGACAATTCGGACATGGAAAAGCCCGCGCTCAAACTGGTATCGCTGGGCGACGACCTGTTCGAACGGCCCTCGCCCTTTGCGGGGGTCAAGCCCGGGCTGCTCCGCTTCGTGAAGCCGGGAGCGGACGGCAAGGCCCGCTTCCTCGCGGACGGAGGGCGGCTCCTTGCCCGCGTCGGCTGA
- a CDS encoding dipeptidase, whose product MPASADPGRRAVLSGALAAGAALGIPGGAFAKAKPAGQRIVVNGLDPSARSPEFLAMLRKGGVDCWHQSVGDDFASFASLFRFFDDYKAEIGQARSVRDIRRLKSEGRLSHIAGWQSAGGLIVGGEPQLGNLRAYREVGLRICGISYNLADPFGGGCLEPDAGLTRAGHRLVEAIHKENLVLDIAGHTNEKTSFAALAISSGVPVICSHTNVRALNDNPRCTTDAMFEAIARTGGVVGVTAFSDFHVRKASDAKLVRSPQASLDRHLDQYDYLKRLIGVDHIGLGPDFLEGRNNDVGPLTPADVILMAAEAYTQELPWDYVKGFENIGELPNVVAGLAQRGWTDDELRKLTGDNWLRVYEAVWGE is encoded by the coding sequence TTGCCCGCGTCGGCTGATCCCGGCCGCCGCGCCGTCCTGAGCGGCGCGCTCGCGGCGGGAGCGGCGCTCGGTATCCCCGGCGGCGCGTTCGCCAAGGCAAAGCCGGCGGGGCAGCGGATCGTCGTCAACGGACTCGATCCCTCGGCACGCTCGCCCGAATTTCTCGCGATGCTTCGCAAGGGCGGCGTCGATTGCTGGCACCAGAGCGTCGGCGACGATTTCGCGTCCTTCGCCAGCCTGTTCCGCTTCTTCGACGACTACAAGGCCGAGATCGGCCAAGCGCGCAGCGTGCGCGACATCCGGCGCCTCAAGAGCGAAGGGCGCCTCTCGCATATTGCGGGCTGGCAGTCGGCGGGCGGGCTGATCGTGGGCGGCGAGCCCCAGCTCGGCAATCTGCGTGCTTACCGGGAGGTTGGCCTGCGCATCTGCGGCATATCCTACAATCTTGCCGACCCGTTCGGCGGCGGCTGCCTCGAACCCGACGCCGGGCTGACCCGCGCCGGCCACCGGCTGGTCGAGGCGATCCACAAGGAAAATCTCGTCCTCGACATCGCCGGGCACACGAACGAGAAGACCTCCTTCGCGGCGCTCGCCATCTCGTCAGGGGTTCCCGTCATCTGCAGCCACACCAATGTGCGCGCCCTCAACGACAATCCGCGCTGCACCACCGACGCGATGTTCGAGGCGATCGCCAGGACCGGCGGCGTGGTCGGCGTCACCGCGTTCAGCGACTTCCATGTCCGCAAGGCCAGCGATGCGAAGCTCGTCCGTTCGCCGCAGGCAAGCCTCGACCGGCATCTCGACCAATATGATTATCTGAAACGGCTGATCGGTGTCGATCACATCGGCCTCGGTCCCGATTTCCTCGAAGGCCGCAACAATGACGTCGGGCCGCTGACCCCGGCCGACGTGATCCTGATGGCGGCCGAAGCCTATACGCAGGAATTGCCGTGGGATTATGTGAAGGGCTTCGAAAATATCGGTGAATTGCCGAATGTCGTGGCGGGGCTCGCGCAGCGCGGGTGGACCGACGACGAACTGCGCAAGCTGACCGGCGACAACTGGCTGCGCGTCTACGAAGCGGTGTGGGGAGAATAG